A portion of the Methanobacterium aggregans genome contains these proteins:
- a CDS encoding ATP-dependent helicase, producing the protein MIEKQDKTYKDKEIYRILHPWVNKWFKSKFKTFSEAQRRAIMDIHNRVNVLVSSPTGSGKTLTAFLSVISELTTLAERDELEDKVYCIYISPLKALDNDIEKNLEEPLSEIEEISGRKLGIRKAVRTGDTTPYERSKMLKIPPHIMITTPETLSILLCAPKFREKLMDVRYVVVDEIHSLADNKRGIHLSLTLERLQNLAGHFTRIGLSATVHPLEKIAGFLVGYEYGEVRNCKVVDVNYLKKLDMKVLSPVEDIVEEDPEEINRSLYALLDELISSHKTTLIFTNTRSGTESVVFNLKKKFPDKYSTDNIMAHHSSLSKELRLEAENKLKEGELKVVVSSTSLELGIDIGFIDLVVLVSSPKSVSRALQRIGRSGHRLHDKSKGRIIVVERDDLVECSLILKNAVEGRIDEIHIPSNCLDVLSQQIYGMAIEKKWVIDEAYTLIKGSYPYRNLSENDFVSVLSYLAGEYTSLEERYVYAKIWVDWDTKMLGKRGKLARMLYSTNIGTIPDRSSARVKCAGEVVGHIEEDFMEKLRKGDTFVLGGNIYRFNYARGMTVNVTPSSGPPTIPSWFSEQLPLAFDLAMSIQNFRAMMEVKFKAGKSKEEIIDFIHEYLYVDYNAANSIYSYFREQYLYAVIPSARTLLVEFYTGFGGRKFMVFHSLFGRRVNDALSRAVAYIIARKYKRDVMISVSDNGFYLSSEGKIGGLDAFNELKSENIEEILVKAIDKTETLAGRFRHCAGRSLMILRRYKGQEKSVSRQQVKGKILLKFVKDLDENFSILREARREVMEDFMDVKNAKKVLEIIEDGRMNIKQINTRIPSPFAFNLVAQSYLDVLKYEDRMEFIRRMHQAIIKEIGD; encoded by the coding sequence ATGATAGAAAAACAGGATAAAACCTACAAGGACAAGGAAATTTACAGAATACTGCATCCATGGGTTAATAAATGGTTCAAATCCAAGTTTAAAACCTTTTCAGAGGCCCAAAGGCGTGCAATCATGGACATACACAACCGTGTGAATGTTCTGGTTTCCTCACCAACAGGTTCAGGTAAAACCCTAACAGCATTCCTATCGGTTATAAGTGAGCTAACTACCTTGGCAGAGAGGGATGAGCTGGAAGATAAGGTTTACTGTATCTACATTTCACCTTTAAAGGCCCTTGACAATGACATCGAGAAAAACCTTGAAGAACCCCTTTCTGAAATAGAGGAAATATCTGGAAGGAAACTCGGTATCAGAAAGGCGGTTAGAACAGGGGACACAACCCCTTATGAACGTTCTAAAATGCTCAAGATACCTCCCCACATAATGATAACAACTCCAGAAACACTTTCAATCCTCCTCTGCGCTCCGAAGTTCCGGGAAAAGCTCATGGATGTTCGGTACGTTGTGGTTGATGAGATCCATTCCCTTGCAGATAACAAACGTGGAATACATCTCAGTTTAACACTTGAAAGGCTTCAAAACCTTGCAGGACACTTCACACGTATTGGGCTAAGTGCAACTGTCCATCCACTTGAGAAGATTGCAGGTTTTCTTGTGGGATATGAGTACGGTGAGGTTCGAAACTGCAAGGTGGTCGATGTTAACTACCTTAAAAAGCTTGACATGAAGGTTTTAAGTCCTGTTGAGGACATAGTGGAGGAGGATCCAGAGGAGATAAATAGATCCCTCTACGCACTTCTTGATGAACTCATAAGCTCCCACAAAACAACCCTGATCTTCACGAACACACGTAGTGGAACTGAAAGTGTTGTTTTCAACCTTAAAAAGAAGTTTCCAGATAAGTACAGTACAGATAATATAATGGCCCATCATTCATCCCTTTCCAAGGAGCTGCGGCTTGAAGCAGAAAACAAACTCAAGGAGGGTGAGCTTAAAGTTGTTGTGTCTTCCACTTCATTGGAATTGGGGATAGATATAGGGTTCATTGACCTGGTTGTCCTTGTAAGCTCCCCTAAATCTGTTTCCCGTGCACTTCAACGCATAGGGCGAAGCGGCCACAGGCTTCATGACAAATCCAAGGGCAGGATAATAGTTGTTGAACGTGACGACCTGGTTGAGTGCTCCTTGATACTGAAAAATGCAGTGGAGGGAAGGATCGATGAGATACACATTCCATCCAACTGTCTGGATGTGCTCTCCCAGCAGATCTACGGAATGGCAATAGAGAAGAAATGGGTTATTGATGAGGCATACACACTTATCAAGGGCAGTTATCCCTACCGCAACCTTTCAGAGAATGATTTTGTAAGTGTACTTAGTTACCTTGCAGGGGAGTACACGAGCCTTGAGGAGAGGTATGTTTACGCTAAGATATGGGTTGACTGGGACACCAAGATGCTGGGTAAACGTGGAAAACTTGCAAGAATGCTTTACTCCACCAACATAGGCACAATACCTGACAGGTCCTCTGCAAGGGTTAAATGTGCTGGTGAAGTTGTTGGACATATTGAAGAGGATTTCATGGAAAAACTCCGGAAGGGTGACACCTTCGTTCTTGGTGGGAACATATACCGCTTCAATTATGCCAGGGGAATGACGGTGAATGTAACACCCTCATCTGGACCTCCAACCATTCCTTCATGGTTTTCTGAACAGCTGCCCCTGGCATTTGACCTTGCAATGTCCATACAGAACTTCAGGGCAATGATGGAGGTTAAGTTCAAGGCAGGAAAGAGTAAGGAGGAGATCATAGATTTCATACACGAGTACCTTTACGTGGATTACAATGCTGCAAATTCAATTTACAGCTACTTCAGGGAACAGTACCTCTATGCTGTGATTCCAAGTGCCAGAACACTTCTTGTAGAGTTTTACACAGGTTTTGGTGGAAGAAAATTCATGGTTTTCCATTCTCTCTTTGGAAGACGGGTTAACGATGCCCTTTCAAGGGCTGTGGCCTACATCATTGCCAGAAAATATAAGAGGGATGTTATGATATCTGTTTCAGACAATGGATTTTACCTGAGCTCTGAGGGTAAGATCGGTGGACTCGATGCCTTCAATGAACTCAAATCTGAGAACATTGAGGAGATACTTGTCAAAGCCATTGATAAAACTGAAACCCTGGCAGGGAGGTTCAGGCACTGTGCAGGCAGATCCCTCATGATACTGCGCAGATACAAGGGACAGGAGAAGAGTGTATCGCGTCAGCAGGTGAAGGGTAAGATCCTCCTGAAGTTCGTTAAGGATCTTGATGAAAACTTTTCCATACTGAGGGAAGCCAGACGTGAAGTGATGGAAGACTTCATGGATGTTAAAAATGCTAAAAAAGTCCTTGAGATCATAGAAGATGGTAGAATGAACATAAAACAGATAAACACAAGAATACCATCTCCATTTGCATTTAACCTGGTTGCCCAGAGCTACCTGGATGTTCTGAAGTATGAGGACAGAATGGAATTTATAAGGAGA